The following is a genomic window from Gymnodinialimonas ceratoperidinii.
GAACGTGAGCGGGCAACAATGGCGCGCCATTCCAGCGGGCGGCGGCTATTTCCGTCTGACAACGCAGTTCCGCGAAGGGGCTAATGAGTGCCTCGAAAGCAACCGATCCGGCGGCGGGCCTGCGTTCATGGATATTTGCCAGAATGTGTCGGGCCAGCTTTGGCGCGCGATCCCGGCGGGCGGCGGCTACGTGCGGCTTACCAGTCAATTCCGCGAAGGATCGAACGAGTGCCTGGAAAGCAGTAGCCGCGCCGATGGACCGATCCGTATGGATCCCTGTGGCAACTTCTCGGGCCAGTTGTGGCGGTTTAACTAGGGCGCCCAAAAACGTAACGTACCTTGGCCCATTCGCGGGCTCACACTGCTGCGAATGGGTGACCTGACCGGGGCAATGCGTGGCAATCCGGGGCTCCGCCCGTGAATTTCCCAAAAGGTCCACTGGACCTTTTGCCCGGCCAAGGGCCGGGTGCGGAAATTCACCCTCCCGTGTGGCTCATATGCCGTGACATCTGACCATCGGCGACCTGTCGGGAATAGTCGAAATCGTGGCCTTTGGGCTTCTGCCCGATGGCCGCGCGGATGCGTTCTTCCAGTAGCGCGTCGTCCTCGCTGGCGCGCAGCGGCGCGCGCAGGTCGACCATGTCTTCCTGCCCAAGGCACATGTAAAGTTGCCCGGTGCAGGTCAGCCGCACCCGGTTGCAGCTTTCGCAGAAGTTATGGGACAGCGGCGTGATGAAGCCGATCTTCTGGCCGGTCTCGTTCAGCTGCACGTAGCGGGCAGGGCCGCCGGTGCGCTCGGCCAGATCGGTCAGGGTGAACCGCTCGGCCAGACGCGCGCGCAGGTCCTTGAGGGACCAATATTGGTCCAACCGGTCCTCGTTGCCGAGATCGCCCATCGGCATGACCTCGATGAAGGTCAGGTCCATTCCGCGATCGAGGCACCATTCCTGCAGGGTGAACAGCTCGTCCTCGTTGAAATTCTTCAGGGCGACCGCGTTGATCTTCACTTTCAGACCGGCGGCCAGCGCCGCGTCGATGCCGTCCATCACCTGCTTCAGGCGGCCCCACCGGGTGATCTCGGCGAATTTCTTCTCATCGATCGTGTCGAGCGAGATGTTGATCCGCTTCACCCCGGCCGCCGCGAGCGGCTCGGCAAACCGCGCCAGCTGGCTGCCGTTGGTGGTCAGCGTCAATTCCTGCAGGTCGCCGCTCTCCAGATGACGCGTCATGCCCTGGAAGAAGGTCATGATATCGCGCCGCACCAGCGGCTCTCCGCCGGTGATCCGCAGCTTGCGCACGCCCATACGAATGAAGGTGGAGCACATGCGGTCGAGCTCCTCCAGCGTCAGAAGCTCCTTCTTCGGCAGGAACTGCATGTTCTCGGACATGCAGTAAACGCAGCGAAAATCGCAACGGTCCGTGACCGAGACCCGCAGGTAGGTGATGGCGCGGGCGAAGGGATCGATGAGGGGGGCAGCCTGTGTCATGGGCGGACCCTATGCCTGCGCGCGCAGTCACACAAGGACCGGTTGATCACGGTCCGGTGCGGGCCTAATCTGGCCTGAACGCTGTTGAGAGGTATAGAATGACACGCGCAATTTCCCTTCTGGCCGTGCTTGCATTGGCAGGCTGTGCCAACGGCGGCCTTGGCGGTCTCCTCGGCGGCACCGGCCCCGCGACCGACACCGCGCCTGCTGCCGCACCAAGCGGCGAAGTGATCACCGAACCCGTCGTGGGAGAGGCAACCGCCGCAGATATCGCTCCCGCCGACAGCAGCACCCGTGCCGCCGCCGTGGCAGCTGGCGACACCGCGTCCGGCGACAGCGTGCGCGGCTTCACCGTCGCGAGCCTCGGCGACGCGACACGCCCCGGCCTCTGGATCGAGACGCCGCTGGTCGACCGGGAGCGCACCGCCACCGTCGTGGCCCCTGACGGCACCACCGTCGTGGTCACGGCCAGCCCGTCCGGGGGCGCCCGAGGCTCTGGCTCGCGCCTGTCTCTTGCCGCGTTTCAGGCCCTTGGGCTGAACCTCGCGTCGCTGCCCACCGTCACGGTGATCGCCGATTGACCGGCTGATCCCCACGCGCGCATCCTGGCCCGAAATGCGCCGGGCCTTCGCGTGGGATATCCCCGTGCAACTCAACCTAGCCCACGTCTGCTGCGAGCGATGGGCGCGGGCCGAGCCCGACCGCATCGCCGTGCGCCACATCGGCCCGCCGGACGAAGTCTGGACCTACGGTCAGTTGAAGGCCGCCTCCGATGGCCTTGCCGCGACACTGGCCGCGCGCGGGGTCACCCGTGGCGACCGGGTCGCGATCCTGATGGCGCAGAACCCGCGGGTGCTCGTCGCCCATCTGGCGGCCTTCAAGCTCGGCGCGATCTCGCTGCCGCTCTTCACGCTCTTCGGCGAGGATGCGCTGCGCTATCGCCTCGCGGACAGCGGTGCCAAGGCGGTGATCGTCGACGGCGACGTCGAAGACAAGCTGCGCGCCGTCTGTGACGCGCCGGTCGTTCTCTCCAGCGGATTCAGCCATGCGCGCGGAGGTGAGAGCCCGCTCGACACGGCCATGTCCGCCGCACCCCTGCGACGAGCCGTTGAAACCACCGCCGAGGACCCCGCGGTAATGATCTACACCTCCGGTACCACGGGCGATCCCAAGGGCGTGCTGCACGCCCATCGGTTTCTCTATGGCCATCTGCCCTGCATGGAGCTGGCGCAGGCGGGCTTCCCGCAACCGGGAGACGTCGGTTGGACACCGGCCGATTGGGCCTGGATCGGCGGGCTGATGGACATGGCGATGCCCTGCCTCTTCTACGGCATTCCCCTGATCTCGCACAGATTTCCCAAGTTCGACCCGGAGGAGGCCTTCGCGCTACTCGCCCGGGAAAAGGTCACCAACAGCTTCCTGCCGCCCACCGCTCTGCGCCTGATGCGGCAGGCGAAACCGCCCGCGGATCTCTCCCTCCGAGCGATTGGCTCGGGCGGCGAGGCCCTCGGCGCCGATCTCCTCGATTGGAGCCGCGAAAGCCTCGGCTGTCCGATCAACGAGTTTTACGGGCAAACGGAAGCGAACCTCGTCATCGCCGCTTGCGACGGTCCGATGCCCCGTCACCCCGGTGCGATGGGCCTCCCCGTGCCGGGCCACGAGGTCGCACTTCTGGGCCCGGACGACACTCCGACAAGCCCGGGCGAGGTCGGTGAAATCTGCGTCCGCGCCCCTGATCCCGTGATGATGCTGCGCTACTGGAACAAGCCCGAGGCGACCGCCGAAAAGATCGTCAACGGCTGGCTGCGCACCGGCGATCTCGCCATCCAGACCCCGGGTGGTCAGTTCATCTTCCATGCCCGCAACGACGATGTCATCACCTCCGCCGGCTACCGTATCGGCCCGGTCGAGATCGAGCAGGCCCTCTGCACCCATCCCGACGTGACCCTCGCAGCCGTCGTGGGCGTTCCCGATCCGATCCGAACCGAAGCCGTCGTCGCCCATGTCGTCCTGCGTGCCGGCGCCGATACCTCGGATATCGAAGCAACCCTTCAAAACCTCGTCCGCAGCAAGGTCTCCGCCCACATGGTGCCGCGTCAGATCGTGCTTGCCGATAGCCTGCCGATGACGACGACCGGCAAGATCCTCCGACGCGCGCTCCGCTAAACGCCGCGCCCCTTCATCTTTTCATAAATACGGCGGGGGTGCGGGGGCTGGCCCCCGCCACTCGGCGACGCAGTCGGCGACAGCACCCGGTTCACCCCGGCGCCCCCGCAGCTTTCTGCCGCAACCCCGACCTCAAGTCACATGCCCGCCCGAGATCTGGATCGCCTGCCCATTGACGCTCCGCGCGGCATGAGAGCAGAGCCAGAGCGCGGTTGCCGTGACTTCGTCGGTCGACAGCAGACGCTTGTGCCGATTGCCCCGCGCCAGAAGATCGCGGGCCTCTTCCTCGGACATGCCGCGACTCTCGGCGATCTGGGCGGCATTGCGCTCGACGACCGGCGTGTCGACATAGCCCGGGCAGATCGCGTTGAAGGTGATGTTGGAGCCCATGTACTCCTCCGACAGCCCCCGGATCAGCCCGATCACGCCGTGTTTCGAGGCGGTGTAGGCGATCGCGCCGGAGAGGCCGCGCAGCCCGGCGATGGAGGAAATCGCGATCATCCGCCCCCACTCGTCGCGGTCCAGCGTCGCCAGCGCCGCCTGAAAGGTCAGAAAGGTGCCATCAAGGTTCGTGGTCATCGTTTGGCGCCAATGATCCAGCGTTTCATGGCGGAACGGCGCGGGCTCGGCGATGCCCGCATTCGCCACGCAGACCGTGACCGGGCCGCGCAGACTGGCGGCGGACTTGAAGCCATCGCGCACCGACGCCTCTTGGGTGACATCCATCTCCAAGGCGTGCAGGCGCGGATGCATTGCCGCGACCTTGTCGAGCCGGTCCGCATCGCGGCCGGTGATCGTGACTTCCTGTCCCAGACCAGCCAACCCAAGTGCGATTCCAAGGCCGATGCCCGTGCTGCCGCCGGTGACCACCGCGTGCTGTCCCGTGTGCTTCATCTCGCATGACCCTCCGTTTGAACTCTCAGCCTGCCGCAAAGGTGCGGCACTGTATACGGGTGAAATGGCCATAAAAATGGGGGCTTGCCGTTGTCCCTCGCATCGCGTCTTGATAGTTGCCAATCGAGCGGCCCTTGGGCCTTGGGGGTAATCAACGGGGGGAAGAGCGATGAAAATCGGGGCTCCGAAAGAGATCGAAGCAGGTGAAGCGCGGGTGGCAATGACGCCGGACTCGGCGCGTCAGCTGCAAAAGCTTGGATTTGACTGTGTGATCGAGACCGGGGCGGGCAGCGCCGCGGGGTTCTCGGACGCCGCCTACAAGGCCGCGGGCGTCGAGGTCGTGAAGACCGGCGCGGCGCTGTGGAAAGCCGCCGACATCGTCGCCAAAGTGCGCCCGCCCACCACGACCGAGACCAAGCGCCTGCGCGAAGGGCAGCTTCTGATCTCGTTCTTCTACCCCGGTCAGAACGAAGACGGCATGGAGGCCGCGCGCAAGCAGGGCGCCAGTGTCATCGCCATGGACATGGTGCCGCGCATCAGCCGCGCCCAGAAGATGGACGCCCTGTCCTCCATGGCCAATATCGCGGGCTACCGCGCGGTGATCGAAGCGGGCAACAACTTCGGCCGCTTCTTCACCGGCCAGATCACGGCCGCGGGCAAGGTGCCCCCGGCCAAGGTTCTCGTCGTCGGCGCAGGCGTTGCGGGCCTCGCGGCCATCGGCACGTCCACCTCGCTTGGCGCCGTCACCTATGCCTTCGACGTACGCCCCGAAGTGGCCGAGCAGGTCGAGAGCATGGGCGCCGAGTTCGTCTATCTCGACTTCGAGGAGGAGCAACAGGACGGCGCGGCGACGGGTGGCTATGCCTCCGTCTCCTCGCCCGAGTTCCGCGAAGCGCAGCTGGCGAAGTTCCGCGAGCTGGCGCCTGAGATGGACATCGTCATCACCACGGCCCTGATCCCGGGCCGCGAGGCGCCCGAGCTCTGGACCGAGGACATGGTCGCGGCGATGAAACCCGGCTCGGTCATCGTCGACCTTGCCGCCGAGCGCGGCGGCAACTGCAAGCTGACCGTCAAGGACGAGAAGATCGTCACCGACAACGGCGTGACCATCATCGGCTACACCGACTTCCCCTCGCGCATGGCCGCGCAATCCTCGACGCTCTATGCCACCAACATCCGCCACATGATGACGGACCTGACGCCCGAGAAGGACGGCACGGTCGTACATGACATGGAGGACGACGTGATCCGCGGCGCGACCGTGGTCCATGCCGACGAAATCACCTTCCCGCCCCCACCGCCCAAGGTGGCCGCCATCGCGGCCAAGCCCAAGGCACCGGCGGCGAAAGAGCTGACGGCAGAGGAGAAGCGCGCGCAGGAGATCACGGCCTTCAAGGAGCAGACCAAGACGCAGGTGGGCCTCATCGCCATCGGCGCGGCACTGGTTCTGGCCGTGGGCCTGATCGCGCCGGCCAGCTTCATGCAGCACTTCATCGTCTTCATCCTGTCGGTCTTCATCGGCTTCCAGGTGATCTGGAACGTCGCCCATTCGCTGCATACGCCGCTGATGGCGGTGACCAACGCGATCTCCTCGATCGTGATCCTGGGCGCGCTGATCCAGGTGGGTTCCAGCTCGTTCCTCATCACCATCCTTGCCGCGGCGGGGATCTTCATGGCGGCCGTCAACATCTTCGGCGGCTTCCTCGTGACACGGCGCATGCTCGCCATGTTCCAGAAATCTTAAGGGGCCGGGGTCATGGATTTTGGATTCACCATTGCAGCCTACGCGGTTGCTGCCGTTCTTTTCATCCTCTCGCTCGGCGGCCTGTCGGGACAGGAAAGCGCCAAGAGGGCCGTCTGGTACGGCATCGCGGGCATGGCGATTGCCGTGCTGGCGACGCTCATCGGACCGGGGGCGGGGCTCTGGCTCCTGTCGCTGATCCTGATCGCGGGCGGCGCGGCGGTGGGCTACCAGCTCGCCACCAAGGTGCAGATGACGCAGATGCCCGAGCTTGTCGCGATCATGCACTCGCTCGTGGGTCTCGCCGCCGTCGTCGTGGGCTTCAACGCCCATATCGAACTGGCGCGTGTTGCGGGCATCTTCGCCGACGCCGGTCTGCCCTATCCGCAGCCCGAAGGCCCGTTGAGTGACGCGGCCTACCTGTTGTCCGGCTCGCTGGCGAGCTTCGGAGAGCTTCTGGCCAAGAAGACAGCCGTTGAGGTCGGTATCCTGCGGGTCGAACTGGCGCTCGGCATCTGGATCGGTGCAGTCACCTTCACCGGCTCTGTCGTGGCCTATGGCAAGCTCTCGGGCGGCTCCTCCATGCTGCCGTTCAAGATCGACACTTCGGCCAAGCAGCTGCCCGGCGGCCACATGCTGAACGCGGGCGCCGCGGCGCTTTCGGTGCTGCTGCTGATCCTCTACCTCTCGGGCGCGGGTGGCTGGACGCTGATCCTGCTGGCGGCGCTGGCACTCTTCATCGGCTACCACCTGATCATGGGCATCGGCGGCGCCGACATGCCTGTCGTGGTCTCGATGCTGAACTCCTACTCCGGTTGGGCGGCCGCGGCGATCGGCTTCTCGCTTGGCAACGACCTGCTGATCGTGGTCGGCGCGTTGGTCGGCTCTTCGGGTGCGATCCTCTCCTACATCATGTGCAAGGCGATGAACCGCAGCTTCGTGAGCGTCATCCTCGGCGGCTTCGGCGGCGCCAAGGGCGAGCAGATGGCGGTGGAAGGCGAGCAGGTCGCCATCGACGCGGACGGCGTGGCCAACGCGTTGAACGAGGCCGACAGCGTCATCATCATCCCCGGCTACGGCATGGCGGTGGCCCAGGCGCAGCAGGCGGTCAGTGAGTTGACCAAGAAGCTGCGGGCCAAGGGCAAGAACGTGCGTTTCGCCATTCACCCGGTCGCCGGGCGTCTGCCGGGGCACATGAACGTGCTGCTGGCCGAGGCCAAGGTGCCCTATGACATCGTGATGGAAATGGACGAGATCAACGATGATTTCCCCGATACGGACGTCGCCATCGTCATCGGCTCCAACGACATCGTGAATCCCGCCGCGCAAGACGATCCCAACAGCCCGATTGCCGGCATGCCGGTGCTCGAGGTGTGGAAGGCCAAGCAGGTCTTCGTCTCCAAGCGCGGGCAGGGCACGGGCTACTCCGGCATCGAGAACCCGCTGTTCTTCAAGGACAACACCCGGATGTTCTACGGCGACGCCAAGGCCTCGCTCGACGCGTTGCTGCCGAAGATCGACTGATACGATCCTTAAGTTTGCAGAGAGCCCCGCCCGATCCGGCGGGGCTTTTTCGTTTCTGTCCCGCTCGGGACCTCACGCAAATTCACTTTGGGACAACGCCCGGCCGATGTATCCTGCCGCCATTCCAGTTGTCATTTTTCATGAGGCCTCCCATGTTTCGAGCCCTTTTCAGCGCCACGCTCATCGTCCTTTCCGGTGCCGCAGCAAGCCTTGCGCCCCTGCAGGCACAGGCGACCGGCCACGGCTGCCTGCAAGTTCAATTCCCGCGCGGGGCCTATGCCCATACGGTCCACGGTCACGCCAACGCCCATCGATCGCAATGCTATTACCTGTCGGTGCGCCCCGGACAGCTTGCGCGGGTGCAGGTCACCTACGGGCCGGTCTTCTTCTCGACCACCCACACCCACGGCAATTACACCAACGTGGAGTTCCGGACGGTCAACGGGGATCTCTACGTCTACGTGCATACCGATTACGCCGGAAGCCAGCCCTACGGGATCGAGTTCGTGTTTGTCTGAATGCCACGTCCGAGATCAGGTCTGCGGGCTGGTCACGACGCGTCAGATGGCTATTGATGGGCGTGAAGGCTCACGCTGCCCCTGAAGGTTGATCCCGTTTGAACACCCCTGCGCATTTGATTTTCGGCGCCGCGGCCTTTGGTCAGCCTCACCACCGCTGGACAATCGCCGCCGCGCTGGCGGGCGGCTTGGCCCCGGACCTGTCGCTCTACCTGATGGTGGGATGGCATCTGGCCATTGCCGGGACCGAGGCCCGGGTGGTCTTCGGAGAGCTCTATTACTCCGACGCCTGGCAGGCCGTCTTCGCGGTCGACAATTCGATCCTGCTGTGGGGCGCGCTGCTGATCGTGGCGCTTGCGGCGGGTTGGCGTGTCCTCACGGCCTTTACGGGCGCGGCGCTGCTCCATATCGCCTTCGATCTGCCGCTCCATGCCGGGGACGGGCGGGCGCATTTCTGGCCGGTGAGCCGGTGGATCTACGACAGTCCCGTCAGCTATTGGGACCGGAGCCACTACGCGGGATGGGTCGGCCCGGCTGAATTGGCGATATGCATCCTACTGACGGCGCTGTTGTGGTGGCGCGTCTCGGATTGGCGCTGGCGCGCGGGCTTCGCGCTGCTGCTCCTCGCCGAGTTCATGTCCAACAACATCTGGCGCTTCATATTCTGACCCGAGCCACAGGCCTATTTCGTGAGGATCAACTTGCCCGCCCGGGTGATGCGAAGCGTATAGGTCTTGTCGTCGAGCACGATCATCGCGGTACCCTCGTCGCCGACAAGTCGCTGCGCATCATAGACAGGGTTGCTCGGCGGACGCATTGCCGGCGGCGTGCGGTCGGGATCGGAGAGGCGGGTTTGCAGGGTCATGGGAGGGGGCTCCTTTGCATCGGGTTGGTTGAGGCAATCCTTACTAAATGAGTCGGACTTGTCAATCCTGACAAAAACAATCGGATGTTGGCTTGGGCCACAGGGGGCGCTCTCGGGATTCAGGCAGCAACGCAACGGTCGCAAAGCCTTCTTGAGCGGGGGAATTGAACCGGCGTGACGTGCGTGACATCACGAGGGTCATGAGTGACACGACGCACCCTGACCCGGACGCCAACCCGCAACGGCCATTGCGGATAAGGGCGGAGTCCAAACGCGATCCCCGAACACAGTTCGCGGGTTTGCCGTTTCGCGTGGTCAAGGGCGACAAGGGCAAGAAGATACAGATCCTGCTGGTGACCTCGCGAGAGACGAAGCGGTGGATCATTCCCAAGGGCTGGCCGATGGATGGCCTGACCCCCGGCGAGGCTGCCGCGCAGGAAGTCTGGGAAGAAGCGGGCGCGATCGGCAAGCCCTATGACGTGTGCCTCGGCCTATACTCCTACCGAAAGTGGATGAATGAGGACACGGCGCTGCCGGTCATCGTTGCCGTGTTCCCGGTGAAGGTGCGACGGCTGGAAAAGGAGTATCCGGAGGTTGCCGAGCGCCGCCGGAAATGGTTCAGCCTGAAGAAAGCGGCGCAGAAGGTGGAAGAGAAAGACTTGCAGCAGCTGATCGCGACCTTCTCGCTGGATCGGCTAAAATGACGGTTGCGCTTGAAGCGCGGTAAAATTCGCATAGATTCCAAGTGTTATGATCAGATACGCGTTGAAATGTGGCGAAGGCCATCAGTTCGAGAGCTGGTTCCAATCGGCGGAGGCCTTTGAGGGACTGGCCGCGCGCAGCCTGCTGAGCTGCGCGATCTGTGGCGGGGCTGACGTATCGAAAGCGATGATGGCACCCCGCGTGACGTCCGAACCGGACGCCCCGGCGGCTGCATCCGGTGCTGTGGCTGAGACAAAGCGGCCCCTCTCCGCGCCCGCCCACCCCGCCGAGGCCGCGTTGCGCGCCTTGCGGAGCTTCGTGGAAAAGAACTCGACCAATGTTGGCAGCAACTTCGCACGCGAGGCACGGGCGATGCATCTTGGTGATATCCCGGAGAAGCCGATCTACGGACAGGCAGCCCCGGACGAGGCCAAGTCGCTGATCGAAGACGGCGTGCCGATCCTCCCGCTTCCCGGCGTGCCGGGTGACAAGGCCAACTAGGGCTTGAAGCGTCATCGCTCGGTGCCTGGGTTTCGCGCCAGATCGAGCGAGGTGCGGAGGCAGCGGGGGATTTCCGTATTTAAGAAAAGATGAAGGGGGCGGTCAGCGCCACGTGCCGTAATCGGGGGTGACGCCTTTGGCGAGGAGCTCTTGGGCGTCCTCGGCGTCCCGCATATGTTCCATGCGGCGCACGGATTGGGCGACTGCGCGGGCGATCTCCCTGTCCGGGACACCCTGCGCCTGCATTTGGGCAACGGTCTCTTTGCCTTGCGGTGCCAGTGGTTGCGGGAAGAGGACCGCGTCCAGCGCGTCGAAAGGGGTTTGCGATGCCTCTTCAAGGGCAGCCATGCGGCGGGCGTAATCGGGAGAGGCGCGCAGGGCGTCGCGCGCGCGCGCGTGCCATGCGAGCGCGGTTTCGTAGAGGTCCGAGAGGGTCGGGTCGGCAAGGTAGCCTGCGACGTGGGCGCGCGTTGGCTCGGCGTAGCGGAGAAGCTGGCGCTGCTCTGTCTCGTTTCGGTTGAAGATGCCGTAGTAGGTCGCGTCGTATTTGTCGGGCTTGGCGTTGACGTTGCCGCGCGCGGCGCGGCGCAGAAAGGCCTCGGCGCTTTGGGTGGCGAAATGGGCGATTTCGGCATGGGCATAGCCGAGCGTCGCGAGGGACGACCGCCACATGCCCTCCATGAAGCCGTGTGTCATCGGCTTGGCGGAGCCGTTGACCCATTCCCGCGCGTGCAAGGCGGACTTGTCGCTTCCCTTGATCGTCGGGCGATGGATGCCGAGTTTCATGTTGTCGAAGGGCTGGAACAGCGTTTTCACGCCCCATCCCTTGCGGAAGAGATCCGGGGCGCCGCGGGTGTAGGCCTCGGTCACGGGCATGTCCGTCCAGTCGCTATGTCCGTTGGCGCCCATCATGCGCCAGGTCAGCGCGAAGCCATCGGCTTGGGGCGCCGTCGCGAGGAGATCATCGAGTTGCCCCGCGCCGGTCCTGATCGAAAGGTATTCGTCGACGTCCAGCGCGATGAGCCACTCGCTATCCGTCACCTCGGGCAGCTTCATGGCGCGGCGCAGCGCGAGGGGCTGCGCCTTTCCGCCGTCGGGCACCTTGTTGCGGTGGTGGGTCACTTCGCCCATCTGTTCGAGCCGGTCGAGCAGCGCATCGGTGCCATCGCTGCAATCGTTGGTGAAAACGACGATGCGATCGAAACCGATGATACGGTGATGGGCGATCCAATGCAGCAGGAAGGGCGCCTCGTCCTTCATCATCGTGACGATGGTGCGGCCGGGCATCCGCTCAGACCTCCGGGCCGTGGCGGAGCAGCCCGCCCTCGACGTCGAGCGCGCGGGCTTCGCGGTCGGAGAGGGTGTGGAGATCATCGAAGAGGGCGCGGTAGGCGGGCTCCGGATCAGGGCTGGCGGCGATCTCGCCCAGGCGGTCTTTCACCGGTTGTGCGAAACCATGGGCGCCGGCCCGCCAGTCGACCTTGGCCCGCCAACGGTCGTAGTCGGGGGCGGCGTAGTGCAGGAGGTGTGCGCCCTCGGGCGCGCCCCAGACCGGACCGGGCGTGCGCGCGCCCTCGGCGTCAGTGGCCCAATGGAGTTTCATCCGCAGCCCCTGCTGGCCCGCGCGGTGGAAGCTCTTCCCCTCCGGGTGGTAGGTCAGGCCGAAACGGGCGCGCAGGAGGGGCGCCTTGTCGCCGTAGACCCGGTCCACCGCGGCGCGCTCGATGGGGGTGCGAAAGGCCTCGGACCCGTCGGAGAGACGCAGCTGTTCGGCGCTGAGAACCCGCAATGACAGAGCCTCGTCCGGCAGGCTGTCGAGCGCCGCGTTGATGGGCCGATCGCGGAGCCACATCAGCTCGTCTGCGTCGAGAACGAGGAGCCAGCCTTCGCGGAGCTCGCGGTAGGCCAGCGTCAGTACCGCGCGTTGGCGACGGGTGAAACGGGCGTCAGGCTTGACGCCGGCCTGCGCCCAGAGCTCCGGCGTGCAGGGGCGCGCATCGATGCGCGGCTCGCCCGCGAGGCGGGGCAGACAGGGGTCGTTCGGGTCGTCAAGAAAGAGGATGATCCGCGCGGCGCCCTGGCCCAGATGCCAACGCAGGAAACGTTCGAGGATCGGCCAAGGCTCACGCGCGATGGTGGCGACGGTGAAGGTCATGGCTCGGCGGGGGCTTCGGCCATGCGTTCCAGCAATTGCGCGAAGTCGTCTCGTTCGCGCAGTTTCGCGGCGCTGTCGCGGTGGAACGCGAGCGAGGCCTCGTGCCATTCGCGCAGCGTCGGGTCGGACATCAACTCGGCGCGAATTTCAGCGTACTTTGGATGGCCCGCTACGGCCCGGGTGTCGACGGTTCCCGGCGCGTTGTAATCGCGCCAGTATCGCACGGCACGCTCATCATCGAGGCGCGGGGCACCCACGACATCGCCGCGTGACACCTTCATCAGGTAGCCGTCTTCGGAGCGGATTGCGTAATGGTTGAACTGCGCCAGATCGTTCGAGCCGATCGGTTCCACCGCCTTGGCCTTGCCATTCACCCAGTCGTCGGAGAACACGCGGCCCGATCCATCGATCCAGCGGTATCCCGTGTCCGAAAAATCATGGCGTCGGGGGCGATGGTTGCGTCGCACCGAGAACTTGATCTTGTTGTGGAACATCGTCTTGATCGCGTTCGAGAGCCTCTTGCCCGTCTCGGCCGCGTGTTCGTAATCCTTCGATTGTACGGTGAACTGACGCGTCGCCGGAAGATCCTCGATCCGCGAGACACCGGAAGACCCGAACGGCATGGAGGTGAAAGAGACCACGTCGAAGCCGCCCGCAGCGTCGTGGAGGGCCTGCAAGGTGCCGTCTCCGGTCCAGACCTGAAGAAACTCGTCCACATCGGTGAAATAGATCCAACCGGCATCCTTGTAGATGGTGAACAAGGTGGCGTAGCGCACCGCCATGACCTGCCAGTTGGTCTTCTCCGGGAACAATGACTTGGGGTTGGCCACGTGCTTGAGGTTTATCAGCTTCTCAAGGCGATCAAGGATGCGGTCGGTGTGGTCGTTGCAATCATTTGTGACCACCATGAAGCTGTCGAAACCCACGGCCATGTGATGGGCGACCCAATCGATGATATAGGGGCCCTCGTTTTTCATCGCGGTGACGATCAAGGCGGGTTGGTTTTCCAGCATCAGCGCAGATCCCGATAAAGAAGTTCTGCGTCGAAGGAGGCGGAAAGCGCCTGAAGGGCCTCCGTCAGGTCCGCGTCTGCAGGATCGGCCCAGACGTCGGGGTTGGTGATGAAGCCCGCTTCGGCGAGTTGCCCGGCGGCCGTGGGGAAATC
Proteins encoded in this region:
- a CDS encoding NAD(P)(+) transhydrogenase (Re/Si-specific) subunit beta — translated: MDFGFTIAAYAVAAVLFILSLGGLSGQESAKRAVWYGIAGMAIAVLATLIGPGAGLWLLSLILIAGGAAVGYQLATKVQMTQMPELVAIMHSLVGLAAVVVGFNAHIELARVAGIFADAGLPYPQPEGPLSDAAYLLSGSLASFGELLAKKTAVEVGILRVELALGIWIGAVTFTGSVVAYGKLSGGSSMLPFKIDTSAKQLPGGHMLNAGAAALSVLLLILYLSGAGGWTLILLAALALFIGYHLIMGIGGADMPVVVSMLNSYSGWAAAAIGFSLGNDLLIVVGALVGSSGAILSYIMCKAMNRSFVSVILGGFGGAKGEQMAVEGEQVAIDADGVANALNEADSVIIIPGYGMAVAQAQQAVSELTKKLRAKGKNVRFAIHPVAGRLPGHMNVLLAEAKVPYDIVMEMDEINDDFPDTDVAIVIGSNDIVNPAAQDDPNSPIAGMPVLEVWKAKQVFVSKRGQGTGYSGIENPLFFKDNTRMFYGDAKASLDALLPKID
- a CDS encoding cobalamin biosynthesis protein CobQ, whose protein sequence is MIFGAAAFGQPHHRWTIAAALAGGLAPDLSLYLMVGWHLAIAGTEARVVFGELYYSDAWQAVFAVDNSILLWGALLIVALAAGWRVLTAFTGAALLHIAFDLPLHAGDGRAHFWPVSRWIYDSPVSYWDRSHYAGWVGPAELAICILLTALLWWRVSDWRWRAGFALLLLAEFMSNNIWRFIF
- the hemP gene encoding hemin uptake protein HemP encodes the protein MTLQTRLSDPDRTPPAMRPPSNPVYDAQRLVGDEGTAMIVLDDKTYTLRITRAGKLILTK
- a CDS encoding NUDIX hydrolase, whose amino-acid sequence is MSDTTHPDPDANPQRPLRIRAESKRDPRTQFAGLPFRVVKGDKGKKIQILLVTSRETKRWIIPKGWPMDGLTPGEAAAQEVWEEAGAIGKPYDVCLGLYSYRKWMNEDTALPVIVAVFPVKVRRLEKEYPEVAERRRKWFSLKKAAQKVEEKDLQQLIATFSLDRLK
- a CDS encoding DUF1178 family protein, with the protein product MIRYALKCGEGHQFESWFQSAEAFEGLAARSLLSCAICGGADVSKAMMAPRVTSEPDAPAAASGAVAETKRPLSAPAHPAEAALRALRSFVEKNSTNVGSNFAREARAMHLGDIPEKPIYGQAAPDEAKSLIEDGVPILPLPGVPGDKAN
- a CDS encoding glycosyltransferase family 2 protein, coding for MPGRTIVTMMKDEAPFLLHWIAHHRIIGFDRIVVFTNDCSDGTDALLDRLEQMGEVTHHRNKVPDGGKAQPLALRRAMKLPEVTDSEWLIALDVDEYLSIRTGAGQLDDLLATAPQADGFALTWRMMGANGHSDWTDMPVTEAYTRGAPDLFRKGWGVKTLFQPFDNMKLGIHRPTIKGSDKSALHAREWVNGSAKPMTHGFMEGMWRSSLATLGYAHAEIAHFATQSAEAFLRRAARGNVNAKPDKYDATYYGIFNRNETEQRQLLRYAEPTRAHVAGYLADPTLSDLYETALAWHARARDALRASPDYARRMAALEEASQTPFDALDAVLFPQPLAPQGKETVAQMQAQGVPDREIARAVAQSVRRMEHMRDAEDAQELLAKGVTPDYGTWR
- a CDS encoding glycosyltransferase family 2 protein, yielding MTFTVATIAREPWPILERFLRWHLGQGAARIILFLDDPNDPCLPRLAGEPRIDARPCTPELWAQAGVKPDARFTRRQRAVLTLAYRELREGWLLVLDADELMWLRDRPINAALDSLPDEALSLRVLSAEQLRLSDGSEAFRTPIERAAVDRVYGDKAPLLRARFGLTYHPEGKSFHRAGQQGLRMKLHWATDAEGARTPGPVWGAPEGAHLLHYAAPDYDRWRAKVDWRAGAHGFAQPVKDRLGEIAASPDPEPAYRALFDDLHTLSDREARALDVEGGLLRHGPEV